The nucleotide sequence CACAGTTGCAGATGCGTAAGACCGAAGTCTCGGGCGAACTGGAGCGAATCGCGGATTCCGTCTTCGGCTCCGGCGTGCCCTATCGTGTCCTGGTGGAGGCCGGCCATCCCGTGCAGGTTGTGCTGCAGTATTTGAGCGCACATGTCCCCGATCTGATCGTGATGGGCAGTCACGGGGAAGACGGGGCCGCACACGTGCTGCTGGGCTCGGTGGCCGAGAATGTCGCGCGGGTGGCCAATTGTCCCATCCTCATCGCCAAGGGCAACCAGTTGGCGCGCGGGCAAAAGCAGTTGCAACGTATCGTTTGTCCTACCAACCTGGGGGATTTCGCCTTGCAGTGCCTGGATGCAGCCTGCGCCATCGCGGCAGCCACCGGAGCATCGCTGGACGCTGTTCTGTCATTGGAGGAGGCTCACGTTTCCAGCGAGCTGGGACGCGCTCGCCTGCACGATTGGATTCCGGCATCGTTCCGCGAACGCTGCAGCATTTCGGAACTGATTCTTCGCGGTGATCCGGCGGAGCAGTTGATCGGGCTTTTGCGCCGCGAAGCCAGCGATCTGGTGATAGTGGGCGCCGAGCACCGCCCGTTTTTCGAATACACCACGCTTGGCCGGACCACCGAGAAAATAATGCGCTTCTCGCCCTGCTCCGTGCTCATAGTTCCGCAGAAGGTTTAAATGAGTTTGGTCACCGCGGGAAGGGCAGCATTTCCAGATCAGGGAGCATCCTGAGCGACGCGAAGCGAGCGAAGAATCTATGCATTTCAAATACTCGACATCACAGGAGAGAGCTATGGCTCAAAAAGTGATTGATGTAGTTGGCGTATCCAAGGACAGCTTCGCCAAAGCCGCTGAAAATGCAGTCATCGAAGCGGCGAAAACCGTGCGCGGCATCAAGTGGGCGCGTGTATCCGACTTTGAAATGGAACTCGACGGAAAAAAGGTGCTGCAGTACCGCGCTACTGCTCGCATCTATTTCAACGTCGAACACTGAGGCTCGCGGCTGGCGTTCGCTTACTTCTGCCGGGCCTGCTTTTTCCGTAAAGGACGCTGCCTCGGGGCTCCAATGTCGCTACGGCTCTCCGATCCCCCGCCGCGTGACCAGATACACGGCGAAGCTGCCCAGCCAGTGTCCACCCTCGTAATGTTCGCCGGTCACCGACGCCAATCCCGAATTCCGGTGCGCCGCCGCAGTCGCCTGCAGGGACGCTAGTCGCGGATCGGAGGCAGGCAAGCCCGAGGCAATTCCCTCCAGCATCCACGCGCGGCTGAGATTCAGGCCATCGAGGTGCGCCAGCCGGGGATCGCTGGGATCGGTAACCACTTCCGGCTTGAGCCAATCCGAGCTGCCGTCCGCCGGAATCTGCGCCAGAAACGATCGCAGCCAGCCGGCGTATTCCGACGAAGGCAGGACGCGCCGCATGACATCGGCTTCCGCCAGGCAAGGAGAGAGAAAATCTTCTCCGGAAGGTTCGTATGCCATCGGGCAAGTGTGATCCCGCACATAGAACTGCCTGGCCTTCTCGCTTAGAAGCTGCAGAAAATCGTGCTGCTGCGTGGCGCGCGCATAGTCGATCATCAGTCCCAGCGCGAATGCTGTTTGGCTGTGTTCGCCGGAGCGGATCGGATAGGAGAGCTTGGGCAACCATGTTTTCAGCCGGTCGCCCGCTGCAATCTCCAGTGGCTGCAGATTGGCCGAGAGTTCGTGCCCCAGCGGATCGTTCCACTCCCGCAATTCCTGTCCCAGTTGCAGCAGCCACGCCAAGCCATACGGACGCTCGAAGCTCGCTCTGCCGGCAGCCTTCAGATACACAACTTCCTGCGCGATGTTTTCTGCTGTCAGGCTGCGCTTCAGCGCCTCCCGCGCCTTCGGAGTGAACGCCGCCTCGGGATATGTCCGCGCCAGCCGCACCAGCAGCCAGTGCCCGTGAACCGAGGAATGCCAGTCGTAGCAGCCATAGAAGGCCGGCGTCAGCTTGCGCGGCGGAAGAACGTCGGCATCGCTATTCAAGGTGTGAGAGATTTTGTTGGGATATTCCTTATTCACG is from Terriglobales bacterium and encodes:
- a CDS encoding dodecin family protein: MAQKVIDVVGVSKDSFAKAAENAVIEAAKTVRGIKWARVSDFEMELDGKKVLQYRATARIYFNVEH
- a CDS encoding DUF2891 domain-containing protein produces the protein MRMVILLLVAGWFPCLLAASSGDQSSGGSSKQSLFDARAAERFANLALACVNKEYPNKISHTLNSDADVLPPRKLTPAFYGCYDWHSSVHGHWLLVRLARTYPEAAFTPKAREALKRSLTAENIAQEVVYLKAAGRASFERPYGLAWLLQLGQELREWNDPLGHELSANLQPLEIAAGDRLKTWLPKLSYPIRSGEHSQTAFALGLMIDYARATQQHDFLQLLSEKARQFYVRDHTCPMAYEPSGEDFLSPCLAEADVMRRVLPSSEYAGWLRSFLAQIPADGSSDWLKPEVVTDPSDPRLAHLDGLNLSRAWMLEGIASGLPASDPRLASLQATAAAHRNSGLASVTGEHYEGGHWLGSFAVYLVTRRGIGEP
- a CDS encoding universal stress protein encodes the protein MKATFAPQHLLCLIDLSSASPVVLSWARLVANHFHPDLEIVHADWPGEIKLSKAEEEASWAQLQMRKTEVSGELERIADSVFGSGVPYRVLVEAGHPVQVVLQYLSAHVPDLIVMGSHGEDGAAHVLLGSVAENVARVANCPILIAKGNQLARGQKQLQRIVCPTNLGDFALQCLDAACAIAAATGASLDAVLSLEEAHVSSELGRARLHDWIPASFRERCSISELILRGDPAEQLIGLLRREASDLVIVGAEHRPFFEYTTLGRTTEKIMRFSPCSVLIVPQKV